In the genome of Sphingomonas naphthae, one region contains:
- a CDS encoding helix-turn-helix domain-containing protein, which translates to MAREGTHQFKLDDLDERLGQRVRDARNERGLSRMALAPAAGVSRSTIAHIERGDQRPLPGTLRKIAAVLSLPLFVLAPAWEDAEHVRPKSGTEHPGVGLRAIRRDRKLTIAALAEATGLSVSTISRFERGLHATRKLTCADASGTSYRDQIGIISAELAAALGYASAADLTRACAAIEE; encoded by the coding sequence ATGGCTCGCGAAGGAACACATCAGTTCAAGCTCGACGATCTGGATGAGCGTCTCGGACAGCGCGTTCGCGATGCTCGGAACGAGCGCGGACTGAGCAGGATGGCGCTAGCTCCTGCCGCGGGGGTCAGCAGAAGCACGATCGCCCACATCGAGCGCGGAGATCAGAGGCCGTTGCCGGGCACGTTAAGAAAGATAGCCGCGGTGCTTTCCCTCCCGCTTTTCGTTCTGGCACCGGCATGGGAAGACGCCGAGCACGTGAGACCGAAATCAGGAACGGAGCACCCTGGGGTCGGATTGCGTGCCATCCGACGTGACAGAAAGCTAACGATCGCGGCGCTTGCCGAAGCTACAGGGTTGAGCGTGAGCACCATCTCCCGCTTTGAGCGAGGATTGCATGCAACGCGAAAGCTCACCTGCGCCGACGCTTCCGGGACTTCGTACAGGGATCAGATTGGCATCATCAGTGCCGAACTTGCGGCGGCATTGGGGTATGCTTCGGCAGCAGACCTGACGCGCGCTTGCGCGGCAATCGAAGAATAG
- a CDS encoding TetR/AcrR family transcriptional regulator: MDREMMDCTGYAPPPRGRPREFDLDNALAVALTLFWERGYEGVSLTDLTEAMGINRPSLYAAFGNKEALFGKALDRYVSDQLGYVDRALEAPTAREVAERLLKGALAMQKGNAHPKGCLHVINSVACGPEAEAVRAAVLARETVAKDALTTRFRRARDEGDLPPDAEPRAITAYVVAIMQGVALQGGAGASHRELKSLIDTSLAMWPGYREQRR, translated from the coding sequence ATGGACCGCGAGATGATGGACTGCACCGGCTATGCCCCGCCGCCGCGAGGACGCCCCCGCGAATTCGACCTCGACAATGCTCTCGCCGTCGCGCTCACGCTCTTCTGGGAGCGGGGCTATGAAGGGGTGTCGCTCACCGACCTCACCGAAGCGATGGGGATTAACCGGCCGAGCCTCTACGCGGCCTTCGGCAACAAGGAGGCGCTCTTCGGGAAGGCGCTGGACCGCTACGTCAGCGACCAGCTGGGCTATGTCGATCGCGCGCTGGAGGCCCCCACCGCCCGCGAAGTGGCCGAGCGACTGCTGAAAGGCGCACTGGCCATGCAGAAGGGCAATGCCCACCCCAAGGGCTGCCTCCACGTCATCAATTCCGTCGCCTGCGGCCCCGAGGCCGAAGCCGTCCGCGCCGCCGTGCTGGCCCGCGAAACCGTCGCCAAGGACGCGCTCACCACCCGCTTCCGCCGCGCCCGCGACGAAGGCGACCTGCCGCCGGACGCCGAACCCCGGGCGATCACCGCCTATGTCGTCGCGATCATGCAGGGCGTCGCCCTGCAGGGCGGCGCGGGCGCGTCGCACCGCGAACTGAAGTCGTTGATCGACACCAGCCTGGCGATGTGGCCCGGATATCGTGAACAGCGCCGTTGA
- a CDS encoding TetR/AcrR family transcriptional regulator, giving the protein MGAMQHELPARARIVAAARHLFSTLGFHQTAMSELNAEANVSVGQIYRHFKGKADIILAIVQEDVDQRIAQMAQLRDQIDSGAITIEAGMTALCQLALDEENEALSFEILAEGHRNPDVRSTIGTLCLRYRRMLRDIAGAAHPGLSDAGLDASEELLLACMFGLGHRSLSEPRLSPGETARQTGRMLLGALRALT; this is encoded by the coding sequence ATGGGTGCGATGCAGCATGAATTGCCCGCCAGGGCGCGCATCGTCGCCGCCGCGCGCCATCTGTTTTCCACGCTCGGCTTTCACCAGACTGCCATGTCCGAGCTGAACGCGGAGGCGAACGTCAGCGTCGGCCAGATCTATCGCCATTTCAAAGGCAAGGCGGACATCATCCTCGCCATCGTGCAGGAGGATGTCGATCAGCGGATCGCGCAGATGGCGCAGCTGCGCGACCAGATCGATAGTGGCGCGATCACGATCGAGGCCGGCATGACGGCGCTGTGCCAGCTCGCGCTCGACGAGGAGAACGAGGCCCTTTCGTTCGAGATCCTGGCCGAAGGCCACCGCAACCCCGACGTGCGATCGACCATCGGCACGCTCTGCCTGCGCTACCGGCGGATGCTGCGCGACATCGCCGGGGCCGCCCACCCCGGCCTGTCGGACGCGGGGCTCGACGCCTCCGAGGAACTGCTGCTCGCCTGCATGTTCGGCCTCGGCCACCGCAGCCTGTCGGAACCGCGCCTGTCGCCCGGCGAGACGGCGCGCCAGACTGGACGGATGCTCCTCGGCGCACTGCGCGCGCTCACCTAG
- a CDS encoding efflux RND transporter periplasmic adaptor subunit: MLSAFKGLAVGGAIILLAGCGKQDAPPPPTPTVGVVTLKLASATLSSDLPGRISAVETSEVRPQISGVIRRRLFTEGALVQRGQLLYEIEDAPYRAALGQARGALANAQALIRSTQLQADRYRGLAGINAVSKQESDNAIAAAQQATAGVQAQRAAVDAAQVNLGFTRIRAPISGRIGRSLFTPGALVQAGQAGALATIQRTDTVYVDVTQSAAQILDLKEAIRAGGVTRGGADSARVQLLLPNGKTYPIEGRLQFSEVTVDAATGAVTLRATFPNPDGLLLPGLYVRAKLVEGVRQQVILAPQEGITRDPRGRATALVVGAGNKVEQRDLTTDRAIGNTWIVTSGLKPGDRLIVEGLLNLRPGTVVKPEKPEQVTATAKRGN; this comes from the coding sequence ATGCTTTCAGCGTTCAAGGGTCTTGCGGTCGGCGGTGCGATCATCCTGCTGGCAGGGTGCGGCAAGCAGGATGCGCCGCCGCCGCCCACTCCCACCGTGGGCGTGGTCACGCTGAAGCTGGCCTCCGCGACCCTTTCCAGCGACCTTCCGGGGCGGATTTCCGCCGTCGAGACATCGGAGGTGCGGCCGCAGATCAGCGGCGTGATTCGCCGCCGCCTGTTCACCGAGGGCGCGCTCGTCCAGCGCGGCCAGCTGCTCTACGAGATCGAGGACGCGCCCTATCGCGCGGCGCTGGGGCAGGCGCGCGGCGCGCTGGCCAATGCGCAGGCGCTGATCCGTTCGACCCAATTGCAGGCGGATCGCTATCGCGGGCTGGCCGGGATCAATGCGGTGAGCAAGCAGGAGTCGGACAATGCCATTGCTGCGGCGCAGCAGGCGACGGCCGGCGTGCAGGCGCAGCGCGCCGCCGTCGATGCCGCGCAGGTCAATCTGGGCTTCACCCGCATCCGCGCGCCGATCTCGGGCCGCATCGGCCGCTCGCTCTTCACACCCGGCGCGCTGGTGCAGGCGGGGCAGGCGGGGGCGCTGGCGACGATCCAGCGCACCGACACCGTCTATGTCGACGTCACCCAGTCGGCCGCGCAGATCCTCGATCTGAAGGAGGCGATCCGCGCCGGCGGCGTCACCCGCGGCGGCGCCGACAGCGCGCGCGTCCAGTTGCTCCTGCCCAACGGCAAGACCTATCCGATCGAGGGCCGGCTGCAATTCTCGGAGGTTACGGTCGACGCGGCGACCGGCGCGGTGACGCTGCGCGCGACCTTCCCCAATCCCGATGGCCTGCTGCTGCCCGGCCTCTACGTGCGCGCCAAGCTGGTCGAGGGGGTTCGCCAGCAGGTGATCCTCGCCCCGCAGGAGGGCATCACCCGCGATCCGCGCGGTCGCGCCACCGCGCTGGTCGTGGGCGCCGGCAACAAGGTGGAGCAGCGCGACCTCACGACCGATCGCGCCATCGGCAACACCTGGATCGTGACCAGCGGCCTCAAGCCCGGCGACCGTCTGATCGTCGAGGGGCTGCTCAACCTGCGCCCCGGCACGGTCGTGAAGCCCGAGAAGCCCGAACAGGTCACCGCCACGGCCAAGCGCGGGAACTGA
- a CDS encoding efflux RND transporter permease subunit: protein MSRYFIDRPIFAWVIAIILMLAGLLALRTLPIAQFPEIAAPSVVINTLYPGADAQTLENTTTQIIEQQMKGIDNLRYFSSTSDSAGNLAITLTFEQGTDADIAQVQVQNKLAQATPLLPQEVQQAGLRVSKSSATFLMVVALYSEDGRHDQVDLGDFVASTLQDPLSRVSGVGDTQVLGAQYAMRIWVDPFKLSNLNLTVGDVKAAITAQNAQVSAGQVGSLPTVNAQALNATVTAQSRLRTVEQFEKIVLRAATGGATVRLADVARVELGSENYSFQARFNGKQASGIGIKLAPGANALDTVTAVKAEVDQLARQFPADIKVAYPVDNSTFVKLSVEQVVHTLVEAVVLVFVVMFLFLQNWRATLIPTIAVPVVLLGSFAILQIAGFTINTLTLFGMVLAIGLLVDDAIVVVENVERLIQEEGLSPKEAARKSMDEISGALVGIGLVLSAVFLPMAFFGGSTGVIFRQFSITIVSAMVLSVFVALVLTPALCATILKPAKGGHHHDRKGFFGWFNRTFDRNVDRYGKGVARIERRWGRTMLVYALVVVGLSVLFIRLPSGFLPDEDQGLLFTQVSLPSGTSMEETARTMDRVRDYYLKTEKANVSAVFTISGFGFVGQGQNVGIAFVRLKDWAERKGSENGAAAVAGRANGALGKIRAGMVITFAPPAVTELGNANGFDFQLKDIGGVGHDKLLAARNQLLGLAGADKRLVQVRPNGLEDSPQVKLDVDPATAASLGVAQADINDTVATALGGTYVNDFIDRNRVKKVYVQADAPFRATPEGLGNFFIRGSGGAMTPLSSISSTHWAYGPARLERYNGVPSMQIMGSPAPGVSTGAAMAAMQDHAAKLPAGIGYEWNGLSYEERLSGGQAPALYALSLLIVFLCLAALYESWSVPIAVLLVVPLGVLGAVLAATLIGLNNDIYLQVGLITTIGVSAKNAILIVEFAEEKMRDGLNAADAALEAAKLRLRPIIMTSFAFIFGVLPLALSSGAGAGGQNAIGWAVVGGMLSATVLAIFFVPLFFVLVKKLFRQDRAPDREPTPQSPAGQEALA from the coding sequence ATGTCCCGCTATTTCATCGACCGCCCCATCTTCGCATGGGTGATCGCGATCATCCTGATGCTGGCCGGCCTGCTCGCGCTGCGCACCCTGCCGATCGCGCAATTCCCGGAGATCGCGGCGCCGTCGGTCGTCATCAACACGCTGTATCCGGGCGCCGACGCGCAGACGCTGGAGAATACGACGACCCAGATCATCGAGCAGCAGATGAAGGGCATCGACAACCTTCGCTACTTCTCGTCGACCAGCGATTCCGCCGGCAATCTGGCGATCACGCTCACCTTCGAGCAGGGCACCGACGCCGACATCGCGCAGGTGCAGGTGCAGAACAAGCTCGCGCAGGCGACGCCGCTTCTGCCGCAGGAGGTGCAGCAGGCCGGCCTGCGCGTCAGCAAATCCTCGGCGACCTTCCTGATGGTGGTGGCGCTCTATTCGGAGGATGGGCGCCACGATCAGGTCGATCTCGGCGATTTCGTCGCCTCGACCTTGCAGGATCCGCTGAGCCGGGTGAGCGGGGTGGGCGATACGCAGGTGCTGGGCGCGCAATATGCGATGCGCATCTGGGTCGATCCGTTCAAGCTATCGAACCTCAACCTCACCGTCGGCGACGTTAAGGCCGCGATCACCGCGCAGAACGCGCAGGTTTCGGCGGGGCAGGTGGGCAGCCTGCCGACCGTCAACGCGCAGGCGCTCAACGCCACCGTCACCGCGCAATCCCGGCTGCGCACCGTCGAGCAGTTCGAGAAGATCGTGCTGCGCGCCGCGACCGGCGGCGCCACCGTGCGGCTGGCCGATGTCGCGCGGGTCGAGCTGGGCTCGGAGAATTACAGTTTCCAGGCGCGCTTCAACGGCAAGCAGGCGTCGGGCATCGGCATCAAGCTGGCCCCCGGCGCCAACGCGCTGGATACGGTGACGGCGGTTAAGGCCGAGGTGGATCAGCTGGCCCGGCAATTCCCCGCCGACATCAAGGTCGCCTACCCGGTCGATAATTCCACTTTCGTGAAGCTGTCGGTGGAGCAGGTCGTCCATACGCTGGTCGAGGCGGTCGTCCTCGTGTTCGTGGTGATGTTCCTGTTCCTCCAGAACTGGCGCGCGACCCTGATCCCGACGATCGCGGTGCCGGTGGTGCTGCTGGGGTCGTTCGCGATCCTCCAGATCGCGGGCTTCACGATCAACACGCTCACCCTGTTCGGCATGGTGCTGGCGATCGGCCTGCTGGTCGATGACGCGATCGTCGTCGTCGAGAATGTCGAGCGGCTGATCCAGGAGGAGGGGTTGAGCCCCAAGGAGGCGGCGCGCAAGTCGATGGACGAGATCAGCGGCGCGCTGGTCGGCATCGGCCTCGTTTTGTCGGCGGTGTTCCTGCCGATGGCCTTCTTCGGCGGATCGACCGGCGTGATCTTCCGCCAATTCTCGATCACGATCGTGTCGGCGATGGTGCTGTCGGTGTTCGTGGCGCTCGTGCTGACGCCGGCGCTGTGCGCCACCATCCTGAAGCCCGCGAAGGGCGGCCACCATCACGACCGCAAGGGCTTCTTCGGCTGGTTCAACCGCACCTTCGATCGCAATGTCGATCGCTACGGCAAGGGCGTCGCCCGCATCGAGCGGCGCTGGGGGCGGACGATGCTCGTCTACGCGCTGGTCGTGGTCGGGCTCAGCGTCCTGTTCATCCGCCTCCCCTCCGGCTTCCTGCCCGATGAGGATCAGGGGTTGCTGTTCACCCAGGTCTCGCTGCCGTCGGGCACCTCGATGGAGGAAACGGCGCGGACGATGGACCGGGTGCGCGATTATTATCTGAAAACCGAGAAAGCCAATGTGTCGGCGGTGTTCACGATCAGCGGCTTCGGCTTCGTCGGGCAGGGCCAGAATGTCGGCATCGCCTTCGTTCGGCTGAAGGATTGGGCCGAGCGCAAGGGTAGCGAGAATGGCGCGGCGGCGGTCGCGGGCCGGGCCAATGGCGCGCTCGGCAAGATCCGCGCGGGCATGGTCATCACCTTCGCGCCGCCCGCCGTCACCGAACTGGGTAATGCCAACGGCTTCGATTTCCAGCTGAAGGATATCGGCGGGGTCGGCCACGACAAGCTGCTCGCCGCGCGCAACCAGCTGCTCGGGCTGGCCGGGGCCGACAAGCGGCTGGTGCAGGTGCGCCCCAACGGGCTGGAGGATTCGCCGCAGGTGAAGCTCGACGTCGATCCCGCCACCGCCGCCTCGCTCGGTGTCGCGCAGGCCGACATCAACGATACCGTCGCGACGGCGCTCGGCGGCACCTACGTCAACGACTTCATCGATCGCAACCGCGTGAAGAAGGTCTATGTCCAGGCCGACGCGCCGTTCCGCGCGACGCCCGAGGGGCTGGGCAATTTCTTCATCCGCGGCTCGGGCGGCGCGATGACCCCGCTGTCGTCGATCTCCTCGACCCATTGGGCCTATGGGCCGGCACGTCTGGAGCGGTACAATGGCGTGCCCTCGATGCAGATCATGGGCTCGCCGGCACCGGGCGTCAGCACCGGCGCCGCGATGGCGGCGATGCAGGACCATGCCGCCAAGCTGCCCGCCGGGATCGGCTATGAATGGAACGGCCTTTCCTATGAGGAGCGGCTGTCGGGCGGTCAGGCGCCGGCGCTCTACGCGCTTTCGCTGCTGATCGTGTTCCTGTGCCTCGCCGCGCTCTATGAAAGCTGGTCGGTGCCGATTGCGGTGTTGCTGGTGGTGCCGCTCGGCGTGCTGGGCGCGGTGCTGGCGGCGACATTGATCGGGCTCAACAACGACATCTATCTTCAGGTTGGCCTCATCACCACGATCGGCGTGTCGGCCAAGAACGCGATCCTGATCGTGGAGTTCGCCGAGGAGAAGATGCGCGACGGCCTCAACGCCGCCGACGCCGCGCTGGAGGCCGCCAAGCTGCGCCTGCGGCCGATCATCATGACGTCGTTCGCCTTCATCTTCGGCGTGCTGCCGCTGGCGCTGTCGAGCGGGGCGGGGGCCGGCGGGCAGAATGCGATCGGCTGGGCGGTGGTGGGCGGAATGCTCTCCGCCACGGTGCTGGCGATCTTCTTCGTGCCCCTGTTCTTCGTGCTGGTGAAGAAGCTGTTCCGGCAGGATCGCGCACCCGACCGCGAGCCCACGCCGCAAAGCCCGGCCGGGCAGGAGGCGCTGGCATGA
- a CDS encoding efflux transporter outer membrane subunit — protein MIRRKLALGLASALALTACDMAPKYVRPALPVPSAAPQGPAYGTTTGAMATDTAWADFFTDTRLRTVIRTALDNNRDLRIAVANVAQARSQYRVQRADLLPAVGATGSATYQKSPVGAVGGGAVGGVAGSGRFDVYAANVGVSAWEIDLFGRVRNLTKAAQEQYFAAQENRNAAQTALIAEIATAWLTMAADQERLRIARDTQTAFGRTLELTRARFDAGVSSELEVRQAQTSFDQARSDIADATTLVAQDQNALNLLAGTTLGADLLPSELGDAKATLDNLPADLSSQVLLRRPDIAAAEHQLIGANANIGAARAAFFPNISLTAAFGTLSLGLSNLFANGSEAWSVAPTATLPLFDFGKRKGNLRYAEATRDAMVAQYEKAVQTAFREVADALARRGTIDGQVEAQTSLRNNARGAFTLSEARFQSGIDPFLTTLDSQRSLYAAEQSLLASRLARQANAIELYRALGGGL, from the coding sequence ATGATCCGCCGCAAGCTGGCCCTCGGCCTTGCCAGCGCCCTGGCACTCACCGCCTGTGACATGGCACCCAAATATGTGCGACCGGCGCTGCCGGTGCCCTCCGCCGCGCCGCAGGGGCCGGCCTATGGCACCACCACGGGCGCGATGGCGACCGACACCGCCTGGGCCGACTTCTTCACCGACACCCGCCTGCGCACGGTGATCCGCACCGCGCTCGACAACAATCGCGACTTGCGGATCGCGGTCGCCAATGTCGCGCAGGCGCGGTCGCAATATCGCGTCCAGCGCGCCGACCTGCTGCCCGCCGTGGGAGCCACGGGGTCGGCGACCTACCAGAAGTCGCCGGTCGGCGCGGTCGGCGGCGGCGCGGTCGGTGGCGTTGCGGGAAGCGGGCGGTTCGATGTCTATGCCGCCAATGTCGGCGTTTCCGCGTGGGAGATCGATCTGTTCGGCCGCGTCCGCAATCTGACGAAGGCGGCGCAGGAACAATATTTCGCGGCGCAGGAGAATCGTAACGCCGCCCAAACCGCGCTCATCGCCGAGATCGCCACGGCCTGGCTGACGATGGCGGCCGATCAGGAGCGCCTACGCATCGCCCGCGATACGCAGACCGCCTTCGGCCGCACGCTGGAATTGACCCGCGCCCGCTTCGATGCCGGCGTGTCGTCGGAACTGGAGGTGCGTCAGGCGCAGACCAGCTTCGATCAGGCGCGTTCCGACATCGCAGACGCCACCACCTTGGTCGCGCAGGATCAGAATGCGCTCAACCTGCTGGCGGGCACGACCTTGGGCGCCGATCTGCTTCCGTCGGAGCTGGGCGATGCGAAGGCGACGCTCGACAATCTGCCGGCCGATCTGTCGTCACAGGTGCTGCTGCGTCGCCCGGACATCGCGGCGGCCGAGCATCAGCTGATCGGCGCTAACGCCAATATCGGCGCGGCGCGCGCGGCCTTCTTCCCCAATATCTCGCTGACGGCGGCCTTCGGCACGCTCAGCCTCGGCCTGTCGAACCTGTTCGCCAACGGCAGCGAAGCCTGGTCGGTCGCGCCCACCGCCACTTTGCCGCTGTTCGATTTCGGCAAGCGCAAGGGCAACCTCCGCTACGCCGAGGCGACCCGCGACGCGATGGTCGCCCAATATGAGAAAGCGGTGCAGACCGCCTTCCGCGAAGTCGCCGACGCGCTCGCCCGTCGCGGCACGATCGACGGACAGGTGGAAGCGCAGACCTCGTTGCGGAACAACGCGCGCGGCGCCTTCACCCTGTCCGAAGCGCGCTTCCAATCGGGCATCGATCCGTTCCTGACGACGCTGGATTCGCAACGATCGCTCTATGCGGCGGAGCAAAGCCTTCTCGCGAGCCGATTGGCGCGGCAGGCGAACGCGATCGAATTGTACCGGGCGCTGGGTGGTGGGTTATGA
- a CDS encoding complex I NDUFA9 subunit family protein has translation MNDLVTLFGGGGFLGRYVAQALLKAGARVRIAERDPSGAYFLKPLGGLGQTQFMAADIAKPDSVRRAVAGATAVVNLVGLLKGDFQKYHVDGARTVAEAAAAAGVGALVQVSAIGADPEGASAYARSKGEGEAAVKAAFPGATIVRPSILFGPEDDFVNKFAKMIRTLPVVPVLAPDTKFQPAWVANVADAIAQAALSPDRFGGKTFELGGPDVLTMAAINAEIAGHIGAAPTFIPLSEMIGCAMASLTGWLPGAPITKDQWLMLSKDNVVAADADGFAAFGIDPAPLAAIAPRWLVQYRRSGRFGLVEKA, from the coding sequence ATGAACGATCTGGTTACGCTCTTCGGTGGTGGCGGCTTCCTCGGCCGCTATGTCGCGCAGGCTCTGCTGAAGGCCGGCGCGCGGGTGCGGATCGCCGAGCGCGATCCCTCGGGCGCCTATTTCCTGAAGCCGCTGGGCGGCCTCGGCCAGACGCAGTTCATGGCGGCGGACATCGCCAAGCCGGACAGCGTGCGCCGCGCCGTCGCGGGGGCGACCGCCGTGGTGAACCTCGTCGGGCTGCTGAAGGGCGACTTCCAGAAATATCATGTCGATGGCGCGCGCACCGTGGCCGAGGCGGCGGCCGCGGCCGGCGTTGGCGCGCTGGTGCAGGTGTCTGCGATCGGCGCCGACCCGGAAGGCGCCTCGGCCTATGCGCGCAGCAAGGGCGAGGGCGAGGCGGCGGTGAAGGCGGCCTTCCCCGGCGCCACGATCGTCCGCCCGTCGATCCTGTTCGGGCCGGAAGACGATTTCGTGAACAAGTTCGCCAAGATGATCCGCACCCTGCCGGTGGTGCCGGTGCTGGCGCCGGACACGAAATTCCAGCCCGCATGGGTGGCGAACGTGGCCGACGCCATCGCGCAGGCGGCGCTGTCGCCCGACCGCTTCGGCGGCAAGACGTTCGAACTCGGCGGGCCGGACGTGCTGACGATGGCGGCGATCAATGCGGAGATCGCGGGCCATATCGGTGCCGCGCCGACCTTCATCCCGCTGTCCGAGATGATCGGTTGCGCGATGGCCTCGCTCACCGGCTGGCTGCCGGGCGCGCCGATTACGAAGGACCAGTGGCTGATGCTGTCGAAGGACAATGTCGTGGCGGCGGATGCCGACGGCTTCGCGGCGTTCGGCATCGATCCCGCGCCGTTGGCCGCCATCGCCCCGCGCTGGCTGGTGCAATATCGCCGCTCCGGCCGCTTCGGCCTGGTCGAAAAGGCATGA
- a CDS encoding undecaprenyl-diphosphate phosphatase produces MSGAGIVEPILLGIVEGLTEFLPVSSTGHLILASALLGYEEKQWATFNIIIQLGAILAVIVYYWRTFLAVFLGLVKLEPTSWRFLRNILIAFMPAVVIGLAVHDYIEALLLRPDVVAVALVVGGIAILAIEHFVRRGHIVGVAEVPVLRTLGIGFMQCLAMIPGVSRSGATIMGAMCMGVERRTAAEFSFFLAVPTMLGATTLEVIKNHEAILHPTASSVGVGTIAIGFGVSFIVALAVIRLFLGVVTKHGFAPFAWYRITAGVLAFCWLQL; encoded by the coding sequence ATGAGCGGGGCCGGCATCGTCGAGCCGATCCTCCTCGGCATCGTCGAGGGTCTCACCGAATTCCTGCCGGTCTCATCCACCGGCCACCTGATCCTCGCCAGCGCGCTGCTGGGCTATGAGGAGAAGCAGTGGGCGACGTTCAACATCATCATCCAGCTGGGCGCGATCCTGGCGGTGATCGTCTATTACTGGCGCACCTTCCTCGCGGTGTTCCTGGGGCTGGTGAAGCTGGAGCCGACATCGTGGCGGTTCCTGCGCAACATCCTGATCGCCTTCATGCCCGCCGTGGTGATCGGGCTGGCGGTGCATGATTATATCGAGGCGCTGCTGCTGCGGCCCGACGTGGTGGCGGTAGCGCTGGTGGTGGGCGGCATCGCCATCCTCGCGATCGAGCATTTCGTGCGGCGCGGGCATATCGTCGGCGTGGCCGAGGTGCCGGTGCTGCGGACGCTGGGCATCGGCTTCATGCAATGCCTGGCGATGATCCCCGGCGTCAGCCGATCGGGCGCGACCATCATGGGCGCGATGTGCATGGGGGTCGAGCGGCGCACGGCGGCCGAGTTCAGCTTCTTCCTCGCCGTCCCGACGATGCTGGGCGCGACTACGCTGGAGGTCATCAAGAATCACGAGGCGATCCTCCATCCGACTGCCAGCAGCGTCGGCGTGGGGACGATCGCGATCGGCTTCGGCGTATCCTTCATCGTTGCGCTGGCGGTAATCCGGTTGTTCCTCGGCGTCGTCACCAAGCACGGCTTCGCGCCCTTCGCCTGGTATCGAATCACCGCCGGGGTGCTGGCCTTCTGCTGGCTCCAGCTGTAG
- a CDS encoding NAD(P)-dependent oxidoreductase — MSNNVMLSFVKLGQEYPEKRAAAERAEDFAEIANRYAAPDAEAQASRCSQCGVPYCSTHCPLHNHIPDWLRLTAEGRLREAYELSNATSTMPEICGRICPQDRLCEGNCVIEFSGHGAVTIGSVEKYITDTAWAEGWVEPVAVGPDRGQSVGIIGAGPAGLTTAELLRARGYEVHVYDRYDRMGGLLTYGIPGFKLEKPIVERRVKRLEEAGIIFHHSFEVGRDATLEELRRHHDAVLIATGVYKTRGLKAPGVGTGGVVEALDYLTASNRKGFGDAVPAYDDGSLNAAGKNVVVVGGGDTAMDCVRTAIRQGATSVRCLYRRDRANMPGSQREVKNAEEEGVEFVWLAGPHAFHGDETVTGVQVAKMRLGEPDASGRRAPEPDPGADYRIDADLVIKALGFDAEDLPKLFEAPELSVTRWGTIRVDHRTMQTSLEGVFAAGDIVRGASLVVWAIRDGRDVAERMHLFLRDKAKAAAAAGAARGAVAA, encoded by the coding sequence ATGAGCAACAATGTCATGCTGTCGTTCGTGAAGCTGGGTCAGGAATATCCGGAGAAGCGCGCGGCGGCCGAACGGGCCGAGGATTTCGCGGAGATCGCGAACCGCTATGCCGCGCCCGATGCCGAGGCGCAGGCCTCGCGCTGCTCGCAATGCGGCGTGCCCTATTGCTCGACGCATTGCCCGCTCCACAACCATATCCCCGATTGGCTGCGCCTCACCGCCGAGGGGCGGCTGCGCGAAGCCTATGAGCTGAGCAACGCCACCTCGACCATGCCCGAGATCTGCGGCCGCATCTGCCCGCAGGACCGGCTGTGCGAGGGTAATTGCGTCATCGAATTCTCCGGCCATGGCGCGGTGACGATCGGCTCGGTCGAGAAGTACATCACCGACACGGCCTGGGCCGAGGGCTGGGTCGAGCCGGTCGCGGTCGGCCCCGATCGCGGCCAGTCGGTCGGCATCATCGGCGCCGGGCCGGCGGGGCTGACGACGGCCGAACTGCTGCGCGCGCGCGGTTACGAGGTGCATGTCTACGATCGCTACGATCGCATGGGCGGGCTGCTGACCTACGGCATCCCCGGCTTCAAGCTGGAGAAGCCGATCGTCGAGCGGCGGGTGAAGCGGCTCGAGGAGGCCGGCATCATCTTCCACCACAGCTTCGAGGTCGGCCGCGACGCGACCCTGGAGGAATTGCGCCGCCACCATGACGCGGTGCTGATCGCGACCGGCGTGTACAAGACGCGCGGGCTGAAGGCACCGGGCGTCGGCACGGGCGGCGTGGTCGAGGCGCTCGACTATCTCACCGCCTCCAACCGCAAGGGCTTCGGCGATGCGGTGCCGGCCTATGACGATGGCAGCCTCAACGCGGCGGGCAAGAATGTCGTGGTCGTCGGTGGCGGCGACACGGCGATGGATTGCGTCCGCACCGCGATCCGCCAGGGCGCGACGTCGGTGCGCTGCCTCTACCGCCGCGACCGGGCGAACATGCCCGGGTCGCAGCGCGAGGTGAAGAATGCTGAGGAGGAAGGCGTCGAGTTCGTCTGGCTCGCCGGCCCGCATGCCTTCCACGGCGACGAGACGGTGACGGGCGTGCAGGTCGCCAAGATGCGGCTGGGCGAGCCCGACGCCTCGGGCCGCCGCGCGCCGGAGCCCGATCCGGGCGCCGATTACCGGATCGATGCCGATCTGGTCATCAAGGCGCTGGGCTTCGATGCCGAGGATCTGCCCAAGCTGTTCGAGGCGCCGGAGCTTTCGGTGACGCGCTGGGGCACGATCCGGGTCGATCACCGCACGATGCAGACCAGCCTGGAAGGCGTGTTCGCCGCCGGTGACATCGTGCGTGGCGCGAGCCTCGTGGTATGGGCGATCCGCGACGGGCGCGACGTCGCCGAGCGGATGCACCTGTTCCTGCGCGACAAGGCGAAGGCGGCCGCCGCCGCCGGGGCCGCGCGCGGGGCGGTCGCCGCTTAA